The proteins below come from a single Clarias gariepinus isolate MV-2021 ecotype Netherlands chromosome 17, CGAR_prim_01v2, whole genome shotgun sequence genomic window:
- the rhbdd2 gene encoding rhomboid domain-containing protein 2, which produces MCGRFRILSRKVSSFVSAFELTSGVAIVVTLSCVLSIVTNHLNIAGHALSLESSAVLNGNVHKLLIYSFYHKDVGHLCLSVAVLVFFCSGLEKGIGTVRFLHILFFLITSVGLIHVLLELLLFSPSTRSSVSGLIPVSLAMLGTVTISSRMRKAFLLGVTVPTAALPWLLMIILYLFVPNSVFLCNVLAVITGQMYGMKWFSVLEMSESKASVFEKMVPFRLLKKVTCLHFVPAAAGERKKILHTICSPSPGSYPIQAYAPASTFASQVISASSSVDGWSHSSIIQPNTMPSLYPGYNFGPRFGSSHGHTHGHNCGNSNGHIHGHDCGNSHGHSHSYQTSNLGVPKAPCAHSHFCPPKNVTEQYFSNPLHTRAQVDSVTAVPVMSS; this is translated from the exons ATGTGTGGCAGGTTTCGGATTTTATCGAGAAAGGTTTCTAGTTTCGTGTCAGCTTTCGAGTTAACGAGTGGCGTTGCGATAGTAGTCACACTATCTTGTGTTCTAAGCATCGTTACGAATCACTTGAACATTGCGGGACATGCACTGAGTCTGGAGTCCAGCGCTGTTCTCAACGGCAATG TTCACAAACTCCTCATCTACTCTTTTTATCATAAGGATGTAGGTCACCTCTGTCTGAGTGTGGCTGTTCTAGTGTTTTTCTGCAGTGGCTTAGAAAAGGGAATTGGCACAGTGAGATtcctgcacattttattttttttgatcaCTTCTGTTGGCCTAATACATGTACTACTGGAGCTGCTGTTGTTTTCTCCATCTACAAGGAGCTCAGTTTCAGGCCTAATTCCAGTCTCTCTTGCCATGTTGGGCACGGTAACCATCAGTTCACGCATGAGGAAGGCATTCCTGCTAGGTGTTACTGTGCCTACTGCAGCCCTTCCCTGGCTCCTTATGATCATTCTCTATCTCTTTGTCCCAAATTCTGTATTCTTATGCAATGTCTTGGCTGTAATTACCGGGCAGATGT ATGGCATGAAATGGTTTTCTGTGTTGGAGATGTCGGAGTCAAAAGCTTCCGTGTTTGAGAAGATGGTACCATTCCGATTGCTGAAGAAAGTAACATGCTTACATTTTGTCCCTGCAGCAGCAGGGGAGCGAAAAAAGATTCTGCATACAAT ATGCAGTCCATCGCCTGGCTCATACCCTATTCAAGCTTATGCTCCAGCGTCAACATTTGCTTCTCAAGTTATAAGTGCTTCGAGCAGTGTAGATGGTTGGTCACATTCAAGCATTATTCAACCAAACACAATGCCTTCACTATACCCTGGATATAATTTTGGGCCCAGGTTTGGATCCAGCCATGGACATACACATGGTCATAATTGTGGAAATAGCAATGGACATATACATGGTCATGATTGTGGAAATAGCCATGGACACAGTCATTCATATCAGACCAGCAATTTGGGGGTACCAAAGGCTCCTTGTGCCCATTCTCATTTTTGCCCTCCTAAGAATGTAACTGAACAGTATTTTAGTAACCCATTACACACAAGAGCTCAAGTAGACTCTGTGACAGCTGTCCCTGTCATGTCGAGTTAG